TTCGACGGCTACGGCAAGCTGTCACGCCGCGACCCAGAAGAGATGCTGGCCGGCGCCCGTGTCGATGTCGCCCCCTACAAGCGCGATCCCGGCGATTTCGTGCTGTGGAAGCCCTCCACCGACGACCTGCCCGGCTGGGAATCGCCGTGGGGCCGTGGGCGCCCGGGCTGGCACATCGAATGCTCGGCGATGGCCGCCGCCCATCTGGGCGAGACCATCGACATCCATGCCGGCGGCGTCGACCTGCAGTTCCCGCACCACGAGAACGAGATCGCGCAGAGCGAATGCGCCCATGGCGGCAGGATCTTTGCCCGCTACTGGCTGCACAACGGCATGCTCAACTTCGGCGGCGCCAAGATGAGCAAGTCGCTGGGCAACATCGAGCGCGTGCATGACCTGGTGCGCCAGCATCCGCCGGAGGCGCTGCGCCTGGCCCTGCTGTCGGCCCATTACCGGCAGCCGCTGGACTGGTCCGACGGCCTGATCGAGCAGTCGGTGCGCACCCTGGACCGCCTGTACGGCACGCTGCGCGAGCTGGCATCGATCGAAGCCAGCGCGGTGATCCCGGCCAGCGTCGAGGCGACCCTGGATGACGACCTGAACACCCCGCAGGCGCTGGCCGAAGTGGCCCGCATCGCCGCCGAGGCGCGTCGTGCCACCGATCCGGCCGAACAGGCGCGCCTGAAGGGCGAGCTGCTCGGTGCAGGCCTGGCGCTGGGCCTGCTGCAGGCCGATCCGGCGCAGTGGTTCGGTACCGCCGCCGGCGATGAGGGTGATGATGCGCGCATCCAGGGCCTGATCGACGAACGCGCAGCGGCCAAGAAGGCGCGCGACTTCGCCCGTGCCGACGCCATCCGCGACCAGCTGGCCGCCGAAGGCATCGTGCTGGATGACACCCCGCAGGGCGTTCGGTGGTCGCGCAAGCGCGGCTGACCTGCCCTGCCCCGTGGCCGGTCCGCCGGCCACGCCCCCACCGTAGAGACTGTTGTGACCGACTCCCCGTTCCCGCTTGAACCCACCGCCGCCGAGGCCCAGACCGCCATCGCCGAGGAATTCGGCTTCTTCGGCGACTGGTCCGAGCGCTACCAGTACCTGATCGACCTCGGCCGCAAGCTGCCCGCCTTCCCGGACGAATGGAAGACCGAAGAGCACCGCCTGCTGGGCTGCCAGTCGATGGTCTGGATCGTGCCGGAAGGCAACGCGCAGTCGCTGCGCTTCCACGCCATCAGCGACTCGGCGATCGTCTCCGGACTGATCTTCCTGGCCCTGCGCGTGTACTCCGGGCGCTCGGCACAGGAAATCCTGGATACCGAGCCCAGCTACATCCAGGACATCGGGCTGGCCCGCCATCTGTCACCCACCCGCAGCAACGGCGTGGCGGCGATGCTGGCCTTCATCCGCGAGACCGCGCAGGCCCAGCTGCAGCGCGATCCGTCGTGAGCGAGCCTGCCACAGCCGAAGACACCGCGCTGGGCCTGCTGTCCCGGCCCGGTTTCGCCAAGCTGCTGGCCTACCGCATCTTCGCGATGCTGTCCTACCAGGTGGTTGCGGTCACCGTCGGCTGGCACATCTACGAAGTCACCCGCAATCCGTTCTCGCTGGGCCTGGTCGGCCTGGCCGAGGTACTGCCGTTCTTCTGCGTGGCGCCGTTCGCCGGCTATCTGGTCGACCACCTGCCGCGCCGCCGGCTGGGCATGGTCGCCTGTACCGGGCTGATCGCCACGGCGCTGGTGCTGACCGGCGTTGCCACCGGGTGGCTGCCGTTTGAAGGGGTGTGGCCGATCTATGCGGCCATCGCCCTGACCGGCATGGTCCGTGCGTTCCTCTCGCCCATCTACAACGCGCTGTTCGCCCGCGTGCTGGCGCGCGACCAGTTCGCACGTGGCGCCGGGCTCGGCGCCGTGGTGTTCCAGGCCGGCATGGTCGCCGGCCCGGCGCTGGGCGGCGTGCTGGTCGGCTTCGGCGGCAAGGGCCTGTCCTACGCGGTGGCCACGGGCTTCGCGCTGGTGGCGATGGCCTGCCTGGCCACGCTGAAGGTGGAAGAACCGGTGCATACCGGCCCGGCCGCCCCGATCTTCAAGAGCATCGCTGAAGGCGCGCGCTTCGTGGTCGGCAACCGGATCATGGTCGGGGCGATGGCACTGGACATGTTCTCGGTGCTGCTGGGCGGCGTGGTGGCGATGCTGCCGGCGTTCCTGCACGAAATCCTGCACCACGGCCCGGAAGGCCTGGGCATCCTGCGCGCGATGCCGGCGCTCGGTTCGGTGTGCGTGGGCCTGTGGCTGGCGCGCCACCCGCTGCACCGCAATGCCGGCCGCGTGCTGCTGTTCGCGGTGGCGGGGTTCGGCCTGTGCGTGATCGGCTTCGGGCTGTCGCAGCACTTCTGGCTGTCGGCGCTGATCCTGCTGTTCTACGGGGCGTTCGACGGCGTGTCGGTGGTGATCCGCTCGACCATCCTGCAGCTGGCCACGCCGGAGGAAATGCGCGGGCGGGTATCGTCGATCAACGGCATCTTCATCAGTTCGTCCAACGAGCTGGGCGCGTTCTATGCCGGCACCATGGCCCGTCTGCTGGGACTGGTACCGGCGGTGGTGCTGGGTGGGTTCGCGGTGCTGAGCGTGGCCGGGATCACCGCGTGGAAGAACCCGACGCTGCGGAAACTGAATCTTCGCGACCTGCAGTGAACCTGTAGAGCCGAGCCCATGCTCGGCTGCGCATTTCCGTGCGCCCACGTACCGGTAGCGCCGGGCCATGCCCGCCTGGCTCTTTCCGCGACCGCGGCGGGGTGTCACTTTCCTTGCGCGCGCACCGTGCTGCAGGAGCAGCGCGGAACGGCGCAGCCGGCCCGCAGGGTGGCGCACATGGATGTGCGCCATCAAGAAAGTCACTCAAGAAACACGCGGCCATCCGCGAGCCGGCGCTGTGCGCCGGTGCCCTGTGCTCGTCGGTGAATCAGGGGATGGTGCCGAACTCGCTGCGCTCGAACGGCGGCGCCTCTTCGCCCCTGATTCGCCTGCGGTGCTCGGCTCGCTACAAGGCGGACCCAACACAGCCGCGAGCCCACGCATGACCGCTCCTGGCGGAGCCAAGCCCTGCTTGGCTGTTCTTGCCCTTGCTTTTCCCTACCCTCCGCCTTCGGACCGAGCCGAGCATGGGCTCGGCTCTACAGCGGCCGCGCGCGCACGAAAGCGTCGAGAGCCTGCGGTGGGTCCGATACCCGGAAGGCGCTGCCCTTCGCAGCCAACCCGAACCCAACAAAAAACCCGGCCGAGGCCGGGTTTTTCGCATGACCATACAACGAGCAGGAATCAGTCGCCCTGCTGCTTCTGCAAGTGCTCCCAACGCTCCTGGGCGTCGATGGTGCGCTCGGCGGTCAGGCGCGCTTCGAGGCGCTCCAGGCCGATTTCTTCACCGGTGTCGACGCAGTAGCCGTAGTCGCCCGCTTCCAGGCGCTTCAGGGTGCTGTCGATCTTGCCGATCAGCTTGCGGTAGCGGTCGCGGGTACGCAGTTCCAGCGAGTTCTCGGTCTCGCGGGTCGCACGCTCGGCTTCATCGCCGATGTCACGCACTTCCTCGCGCAGGTTCTCGATGGTCTGCTTGGACTCCTCCACCAGGTCCGCACGCCAGTTCTGCAGGCGCTGGCGGAAGTACTCCTGCTGCAGCGAGCTCATGTATTCCTCTTCCGAGGACGGCTTGTAGCCAGCCGGCAGGATCGGGCGGCCGGTGGCCTCGTCGGTCTTGTACTCGACCACCTTGTACTTGCTGCGCGGGGCCGGTGCCGCCGAGCGGGCGGCGACGGCCACGGCAACCTTGCCGACAGGGCGCGACACGGTCTTCGGGGCGGAATCGGATTTCACGGCGGTTTTGGCAGGCGATTTCGAAACGGGCACGGGATTCTTGGATTGCGGGGCCTTCGAAGCGGCAGGAGCGGCGGCCGGGGCCGGCTTTGGGGCCGGTTGGGCTGCCGCCACTGCCACGGTCTTGGCCGGGACAGGCTTGGCCGGAGCCGGCTTGGCAGCAGGCTTCGGTGCGGACTTCACTACTGGGGCCGGGGCCGACTTCGCGGCCGGCGCGGCAACATTCTTGGCAACCTTCTTTACAGCGGCAGGCGTGGCGACCGGTTTAGCCGTAGCGACCTTCTTTGCTACGGGCTTGGCGACCGGCTTGGCCGCCGCCTTCGTCAACGCCGCCTTCGGCGCCGGCTTGGCCGCTGCCTTCTTCGCCACCGGCTTGGCGGCAGCCTTCTTGACCGGCGCGGCCTTGCTGGCGGCCTTCTTCACCACCGGCGCCTTCTTGCTGGCAGCGGCAGGCTTGGCCTTGGCGGGCGCAGCGGCCTTCTTCGCCACCGGCTTGGTTGCCTTGACCGGCGCCTTCTTTGCGGTGGCCTTCCTGGCCGCCGGTTGCGAGGACGCTGCCTTGGTCGCCGGCTTGCTGGCCGGTTTCCTGGCAACGGGCTTTGCCGCCAACTTCTTCACAACAGGCTTGGCGGTTTTCTTGGCGGCCGTTGCGGCCTTCTTTGCAGTTTTTTTAGCAGCCACGAAACGCTCTTCCTTGGATTCCCCGGGGCCCGGGAAAGCGGGCCTTTATAGCCTACCCGACCCGCAGCAGCAACCTCGGCATCCCGCTCCATTCAGTCCTGGAGTCAAGGTGCCCAAGGGGCAGTCCGACGAACACGGACCGCCTTGCGCGGCACGGAACCTGGCCAGCACCCGAGAGTGCTGGTACCGGTCGCAGGCCATCGGCGACATGCGACCAACGGCCCATCCTGCACAAATGCGGCCTTCATGCCAACTGGCATAAGATGACTGGGTGATCTCGCGCCTGCTCATTGCCCTGCTGCGCTTCTACAAGCGCTTCATCAGCCCCCTGCTGGGGCCGCGTTGCCGTTTCGTGCCGAGCTGTTCTGAATACGCGATGGATGCCATCTCCCGACACGGTCCGCTGCGTGGCAGCTGGCTGGCTGCGCGCCGGCTGGGCCGCTGCCATCCGTTCCATCCCGGCGGCTTCGACCCGGTACCCGAATCCACCCACGCCCCCTCTTGCCGTTGCACAGGAAAACACTGACATGTCCTCCACCCTCATCACCAACGCCCGGATGGTCAACGAAGGCCGCACCTTCGACGGCGACCTGCGCATCGAGAACGGCCGCATCGCGCAGATCGGCAGCGGGCTGACGCCGCGCGACGGCGAGCAGGTGGTGGACGCGGCCGGGCGCTGGCTGCTGCCCGGCATGATCGACGACCAGGTACATTTCCGCGAACCGGGCCTGACCCACAAGGGCGACATCGCCAGCGAATCGGCGGCGGCCGTGGCCGGTGGCCTGACCAGCTTCATGGACATGCCCAACACCAATCCGCCGACGCTGGATTCGACCATCCTTGAGGCCAAGTACGAACTGGCGCGCGGCCGCGCCTGGGCCAACTACGGCTTCTACCACGGCGCCAGCAATGACAACCTGGACGCGATCCGTGCGCTGGACCCGAAGAAGGCCCCGGGCGTGAAGGTGTTCATGGGTGCGTCCACCGGCAACATGCTGGTGGACAACCCGGAAACGCTGGACGCGATCTTCCGCGAATGCCCGACCCCGATCATCACGCACTGCGAAGACACGCCGATGATCGATGCCAACCTGAAGGCCTTCCAGGAAAAGTACGGTGATGCCCTGACGCCGGACATGCACCCGGACATCCGTTCGCGCGAAGCCTGCATCAAATCCACTCGCCTGGCCATGTCGCTGGCACGCAAGCACGGCACCCGCCTGCACGTGCTGCACATCTCCACTGCCGATGAGCTGGCGCTGTTCGAGAAGGGCCCCCTGATCCGCGCTGACGGCAGCCGCAAGCAGATCACCGCCGAGACCTGCGTTCACTTCCTGCACTTCGCGCGCCCGGATTACGCGACCAAGGGCAACCTGATCAAGTGCAACCCGGCGATCAAGGAAGTATCCGACCGCGAGGCGATCACCGCCGCGCTGGCCGACGACGTGCTGGACGTGCTGGCCACCGACCACGCGCCGCATACCTGGGAAGAGAAGCAGAAGCCCTACGCTCAGGCGCCGTCGGGCCTGCCGCTGGTGCAGTACGCACTGGTGGCCGCGCTGGAGCGCGTGCACGAAGGCAAGCTGACCCGCGAGCAGGTGGTGCAGAAGTTCGCGCACGCACCGGCACAGCTGTTCGACGTGGAAGAGCGCGGCTTCCTGCGCGAAGGCTACTTCGCCGACCTGGTGCTGGTCGAAGACGTGCCGTTCACGGTCAAGCGCGAAGACGTGCTGTCCAAGTGTGGCTGGTCACCGTTTGAAGGCACGACCTTCCGTTCGCGCATCGCCTCCACCTGGGTCAACGGCCAGCTGGTGTGGGACGGCAGCAAACTGGTCGGCGAGCCGGCCGGCCAGCGCATGACCTACGACCGCTGATGCGCGCGGCTCTCCTGACCGGAGCGCTGCTGCTGGCGGCGCCCCTGCTCTGCACACCTTCGGCAAGCGCGCAGGATGCCATCGGCAGCCTGATCGACAGCCGCGTGGTGTTTCCGGCCAGCGCGTCGCAGGGCGCACTGGTGATCGGCAAGGTGCCCGCTGGCAGCCGCGTGCAGTACGCCGGCCGCCAGCTGCGGGTGAGCAACTACGGCAGCGTGGTGTTCGGCATCGGCCGCGACGAGAAGGGTCCGTTGCGCGTGCAGGTGCAGCGCGCCGACGGTGGCAGCGAAACCGTGACCATCGCGGTGACGCCGCGTGACTGGCCGACCGAGCGGGTCAACGGCGTGCCGCCGAAGACGGTCAATCCGCCGCCGGCGATCGCCGAGCGGATCAAGCGCGAACAGGCGCAGGTGACCGCCGCGCGCGCGCGCGATGACGACCGCACCGACTTCACCCAGACCTTCATCTGGCCGGTGCAGGGTCGCATCAGCGGCCGCTTCGGCAATGCGCGCGTGTACAACGGCCAGCCCGGTGCCGGCCATTCCGGCATGGACATCGCGGTGCCGACCGGCACCCCGGTGAAGGCACCAGCGGCCGGCGTCGTCACCTTCGCCGGCCCGGACCTGTACCTGACCGGCGGCACGCTGCTGCTCGACCACGGCTTCGGCGTCAGTTCCAACTTCCTGCACCTGTCGCGCATCGACGTGAAGGTGGGCGACCGTGTGGAACAGGGCCAGGTGATCGCCGCGGTCGGCGCCACCGGTCGTGCCACTGGCCCGCACCTGCACTGGGGCATGAACTGGTTCGACACCCGTATCGACCCGCTGCTGGTGCTGGAGCGGAAGTAACGCCCATCGCCCGGCGCGGTGGTGAGCCGCTGTTGTAGAGCCGAGCCCACGCTCGGCTGTCGCGCAGAGATGAGCCGAGCATGGGCTCGGCTCTACAGACAGCATTCAACAACCGCGCGAGGTAGCGCCGGATCAACCGCGCGCAGCCCACCACACGCGCAGCAGGGTGCGCACCGGGGTGGCTTCGATCGGCTTGCCTGCGGCCTGCGCCGCCACGCGGGCGCGCGCCAGGCTGGACCACACGCGGCGCGGGCGCGGCCCGGGTACGCGGCTGCCCCATCCCTTCAGCAGGTACTGCGCCCAGCGCTGCGCGGCGGTGCTGGAATCCTCATCCAGCAGGCTGCGCGGCACACCGGCCACGCCGGCGTCCTGCAGGCGCTGCGCCAGGGTCTGCAGCTGCACGGCACGGCCGGCGCCGGTGCGCGGCGTGTCGTTGAACAGCACCGCTTCCACCGCGGCGACCGCGTCGGCGTAGTTGGCCAGCGCGCGCTCGGCGCTGGCCGCATCCAGCGCGACCGTGCGCGCTTCGACCAGATCCGGCAGGGCTTCGGCCAGCTGCGCCCACGGCGCACGCACCGGCTCCAGCAAACGACCCAACGGGTGGCGCGACCGGTGCGAAGCCCAGCTGCGCAGCTCCTCGCCCCACCAGGCCAGCTTGGCATCGGCCGGCAGCGGGTCGCCACTGGTGTTGAGCATGTCGTCGAATTCCTGCAGCAGCGCGAACCACGCCACGGCAAGCTCGCGTTGCGATTCGGCCACGAACGGGGCGGCCACCGACCATTCCGGCCAGCGGCTGCGCCACTTGTCGAGGAAACTGTCCAGCGCGGTACTGCTCACTACGTCATTCCTTACGGCTGGGCCGGGGTTGCCGGCCGGGTCGGCCAGAGGCTGGCCAGTTGCAGAAGCCCGGCGTTCTCGACCAGCACGTCGGCCTGCCAGGCCAGGGGGTCGTCGCTGTGCAGGCGGTAACCCCACAGCGCCGCCACCGACGGCATGACGGCAGCGCGTGCGGCGATGATGTCGCGCTCGTCGTCGCCCACGTACACGCAGTCCTCGGCAGCAATGCCGATGGCCTGCGCAGCGTGCAGCAGCGGCAGCGGATGCGGCTTGCGCTCGGCCAGGCTGTCGCCGCCCACCAGCACCGCACAGCGCTGCTGCCAGCCGTACTGCGGCACGATCAGCCGCGCCAGGTACTCCGGCTTGTTGGTGACGATTCCCCACACCGTACCGGCGGCATCCAGTGCAGCAAGCATGTCTGCAACGCCATCGAACAGTACCGCGTGCTGCCCGATCAACGCCTCGTAGCGCTGCAGGAACTCCGGAATCAGCGCATCACGCGCCGCCGTGTCCAGTTCGGGGAAGGCTGCCGAGACCATCGCACGCGAGCCCTTGGACACCACCGGGCGCAGCAGCGCCGGATCGATCGGCGCACGGCCACGCTCGGCCAGCATCGCATCACAGGTGGCGACGAAGTCCGGCGCACTGTCCAGCAACGTGCCGTCCAGGTCGAACAGCACCGCACGCGGGAAACCGGCGGAGGTCATGCCGGCTTGACCGCGTAGGCCAGGTAGTTGATGTCGGTGCGGCTGCTCAGGCGGGCGTGGTTGCGCCACGGCTCGTAGGCCATGCCGCTGACATCCACCAGCTGCAGGTCGGCCTCGCGCAGCCAGCGCGCCAGCTCGGCCGGCTTGATGAATTCCTGGTAGTGATGGGTGCCCTTGGGCAGCAATCGCGCCACGTACTCGGCACCGACAATCGCTACCGCGAAGGCGGCGG
This genomic interval from Stenotrophomonas sp. 57 contains the following:
- the yidD gene encoding membrane protein insertion efficiency factor YidD, whose protein sequence is MISRLLIALLRFYKRFISPLLGPRCRFVPSCSEYAMDAISRHGPLRGSWLAARRLGRCHPFHPGGFDPVPESTHAPSCRCTGKH
- a CDS encoding SufE family protein, with amino-acid sequence MTDSPFPLEPTAAEAQTAIAEEFGFFGDWSERYQYLIDLGRKLPAFPDEWKTEEHRLLGCQSMVWIVPEGNAQSLRFHAISDSAIVSGLIFLALRVYSGRSAQEILDTEPSYIQDIGLARHLSPTRSNGVAAMLAFIRETAQAQLQRDPS
- a CDS encoding squalene/phytoene synthase family protein is translated as MSSTALDSFLDKWRSRWPEWSVAAPFVAESQRELAVAWFALLQEFDDMLNTSGDPLPADAKLAWWGEELRSWASHRSRHPLGRLLEPVRAPWAQLAEALPDLVEARTVALDAASAERALANYADAVAAVEAVLFNDTPRTGAGRAVQLQTLAQRLQDAGVAGVPRSLLDEDSSTAAQRWAQYLLKGWGSRVPGPRPRRVWSSLARARVAAQAAGKPIEATPVRTLLRVWWAARG
- a CDS encoding phosphoglycolate phosphatase — translated: MTSAGFPRAVLFDLDGTLLDSAPDFVATCDAMLAERGRAPIDPALLRPVVSKGSRAMVSAAFPELDTAARDALIPEFLQRYEALIGQHAVLFDGVADMLAALDAAGTVWGIVTNKPEYLARLIVPQYGWQQRCAVLVGGDSLAERKPHPLPLLHAAQAIGIAAEDCVYVGDDERDIIAARAAVMPSVAALWGYRLHSDDPLAWQADVLVENAGLLQLASLWPTRPATPAQP
- a CDS encoding M23 family metallopeptidase, yielding MRAALLTGALLLAAPLLCTPSASAQDAIGSLIDSRVVFPASASQGALVIGKVPAGSRVQYAGRQLRVSNYGSVVFGIGRDEKGPLRVQVQRADGGSETVTIAVTPRDWPTERVNGVPPKTVNPPPAIAERIKREQAQVTAARARDDDRTDFTQTFIWPVQGRISGRFGNARVYNGQPGAGHSGMDIAVPTGTPVKAPAAGVVTFAGPDLYLTGGTLLLDHGFGVSSNFLHLSRIDVKVGDRVEQGQVIAAVGATGRATGPHLHWGMNWFDTRIDPLLVLERK
- a CDS encoding MFS transporter, coding for MSEPATAEDTALGLLSRPGFAKLLAYRIFAMLSYQVVAVTVGWHIYEVTRNPFSLGLVGLAEVLPFFCVAPFAGYLVDHLPRRRLGMVACTGLIATALVLTGVATGWLPFEGVWPIYAAIALTGMVRAFLSPIYNALFARVLARDQFARGAGLGAVVFQAGMVAGPALGGVLVGFGGKGLSYAVATGFALVAMACLATLKVEEPVHTGPAAPIFKSIAEGARFVVGNRIMVGAMALDMFSVLLGGVVAMLPAFLHEILHHGPEGLGILRAMPALGSVCVGLWLARHPLHRNAGRVLLFAVAGFGLCVIGFGLSQHFWLSALILLFYGAFDGVSVVIRSTILQLATPEEMRGRVSSINGIFISSSNELGAFYAGTMARLLGLVPAVVLGGFAVLSVAGITAWKNPTLRKLNLRDLQ
- the dksA gene encoding RNA polymerase-binding protein DksA, with product MAAKKTAKKAATAAKKTAKPVVKKLAAKPVARKPASKPATKAASSQPAARKATAKKAPVKATKPVAKKAAAPAKAKPAAASKKAPVVKKAASKAAPVKKAAAKPVAKKAAAKPAPKAALTKAAAKPVAKPVAKKVATAKPVATPAAVKKVAKNVAAPAAKSAPAPVVKSAPKPAAKPAPAKPVPAKTVAVAAAQPAPKPAPAAAPAASKAPQSKNPVPVSKSPAKTAVKSDSAPKTVSRPVGKVAVAVAARSAAPAPRSKYKVVEYKTDEATGRPILPAGYKPSSEEEYMSSLQQEYFRQRLQNWRADLVEESKQTIENLREEVRDIGDEAERATRETENSLELRTRDRYRKLIGKIDSTLKRLEAGDYGYCVDTGEEIGLERLEARLTAERTIDAQERWEHLQKQQGD
- the cysS gene encoding cysteine--tRNA ligase produces the protein MTLRLHNNLTRQLEPFTPLDPACPTLYVCGPTVYNYVHIGNARGPVVFGVLADLLRRRFGALRYARNITDVDDKINTAAHEQGVPISTITDKFAAAYREDMAALGVVPPDIEPEVTAHMPQIITMIEQLIANGHAYAAEGHVLFAVASFDGYGKLSRRDPEEMLAGARVDVAPYKRDPGDFVLWKPSTDDLPGWESPWGRGRPGWHIECSAMAAAHLGETIDIHAGGVDLQFPHHENEIAQSECAHGGRIFARYWLHNGMLNFGGAKMSKSLGNIERVHDLVRQHPPEALRLALLSAHYRQPLDWSDGLIEQSVRTLDRLYGTLRELASIEASAVIPASVEATLDDDLNTPQALAEVARIAAEARRATDPAEQARLKGELLGAGLALGLLQADPAQWFGTAAGDEGDDARIQGLIDERAAAKKARDFARADAIRDQLAAEGIVLDDTPQGVRWSRKRG
- a CDS encoding dihydroorotase — encoded protein: MSSTLITNARMVNEGRTFDGDLRIENGRIAQIGSGLTPRDGEQVVDAAGRWLLPGMIDDQVHFREPGLTHKGDIASESAAAVAGGLTSFMDMPNTNPPTLDSTILEAKYELARGRAWANYGFYHGASNDNLDAIRALDPKKAPGVKVFMGASTGNMLVDNPETLDAIFRECPTPIITHCEDTPMIDANLKAFQEKYGDALTPDMHPDIRSREACIKSTRLAMSLARKHGTRLHVLHISTADELALFEKGPLIRADGSRKQITAETCVHFLHFARPDYATKGNLIKCNPAIKEVSDREAITAALADDVLDVLATDHAPHTWEEKQKPYAQAPSGLPLVQYALVAALERVHEGKLTREQVVQKFAHAPAQLFDVEERGFLREGYFADLVLVEDVPFTVKREDVLSKCGWSPFEGTTFRSRIASTWVNGQLVWDGSKLVGEPAGQRMTYDR